A single genomic interval of Daucus carota subsp. sativus chromosome 1, DH1 v3.0, whole genome shotgun sequence harbors:
- the LOC108205417 gene encoding small ribosomal subunit protein uS5c, with protein MAVSATPSSLSSFSSLSLYTTPPRFSLFTQTQFPSLSSTLSLSLSTKLKPIKAQEQEEEQQPTITDQDTIFLANDDLDGVSTFDPPEIPEGYEPPPSFDDGPQETEDEIAAAYEELYGPAYSGVSLLGNDIYVMDSKVKKTGALGKIKKEKVRDGFDERVIQVRRVTKVVKGGKQLHFRAVVVVGDKKGQVGVGVGKAKEVVAAVQKSATNARRNIVTVPMTKYSTFPHRADGDYGAAKVMLRPASPGTGVIAGGAVRIVLEMAGVENALGKQLGSNNALNNARATVVAVQQMRQFSEVARDRGIPMEELWK; from the exons ATGGCAGTCTCTGCAACACCATCTTCTCTTTCTTCATTCTCTTCCCTCTCTCTTTACACAACCCCTCCCCGCTTCTCTCTCTTCACCCAGACCCAATTCCCCTCTCTCTCCTCCACTCTCTCCCTGTCTCTCTCCACAAAACTCAAGCCCATCAAAGCCCAAGAACAAGAAGAGGAACAACAACCCACTATAACTGACCAAGACACAATCTTTCTCGCAAATGATGACCTAGACGGGGTTTCTACATTTGACCCACCAGAAATCCCTGAAGGGTATGAACCCCCACCCTCATTTGATGATGGGCCTCAAGAAACAGAGGATGAAATTGCTGCTGCTTATGAAGAGCTTTATGGGCCTGCTTACAGTGGGGTCTCTTTGCTGGGGAATGATATTTATGTGATGGATTCGAAAGTGAAGAAGACTGGGGCATTGGGGAAAATCAAGAAGGAGAAGGTGAGAGATGGTTTCGATGAGAGGGTGATTCAGGTGAGGAGAGTGACTAAAGTTGTCAAAGGGGGGAAGCAATTGCATTTTCGGGCGGTGGTTGTTGTGGGTGATAAGAAAGGGCAAGTTGGAGTCGGGGTTGGAAAGGCTAAGGAGGTTGTTGCCGCTGTTCAGAAATCGGCTACCAATGCACGGAGGAATATAGTTACCGTGCCTATGACTAAGTATTCTACGTTTCCTCACAG AGCTGATGGAGATTATGGGGCAGCAAAAGTGATGCTTAGACCTGCATCCCCTGGTACTGGAGTGATTGCTGGTGGTGCTGTTAGAATTGTTCTTGAAATGGCAGGTGTTGAGAATGCATTAGGCAAACAGCTTGGCAGTAACAATGCCCTCAACAATGCAAGAGCCACAGTTGTTGCTGTGCAACAGATGAGACAATTCAGTGAAGTTGCTCGTGATCGTGGTATCCCAATGGAAGAACTGTGGAAGTAA
- the LOC108199933 gene encoding uncharacterized protein LOC108199933, with translation MYNYMKKKGLDHVADTFTQEAKIDTSPLLDSEEGLLKEWWEVFWPQFSSMMENNAPGNSQFSTQSSMQAALAMLPSLQAMPVGNSQNKVIPSHLPNPQIVATGGSSVADMMEQPPVLATTPIHNQRRAGKLPMNTETDGINPGKSSAQAIRKGPLGFPPVNVHPTQLVPFDVDQMVHTAPPPSGNPSNLHVQAPVRSPLQVTKDPRNDVGGEKPGQMESNGL, from the exons ATGtataattacatgaaaaagAAGGGCCTTGATCATGTTGCTGACACATTTACACAAGAAGCAAAAATTGATACGTCCCCAT TGCTCGATTCAGAGGAAGGTCTGCTCAAGGAATGGTGGGAGGTATTCTGGCCTCAATTTTCCTCCATGATGGAAAACAATGCCCCAGGGAATTCACAATTTTCAACTCAG TCATCCATGCAAGCTGCCCTAGCTATGCTGCCTTCACTCCAAGCTATGCCGGTTGGAAATTCTCAGAATAAGGTGATCCCCTCTCATCTGCCGAACCCGCAGATAGTTGCTACTGGTGGTTCATCTGTGGCTGATATGATGGAACAACCACCTGTGTTGGCAACTACCCCTATACATAATCAACGCAGGGCTGGTAAGCTTCCAATGAATACTGAAACTGATGGTATTAATCCTGGAAAATCATCAGCTCAAGCAATTCGAAAGGGGCCTCTTGGATTTCCTCCCGTAAATGTTCATCCAACTCAACTAGTGccgtttgatgttgatcaaatGGTGCACACAGCGCCCCCACCTTCGGGCAATCCCAG CAACCTACATGTACAAGCTCCAGTGCGGTCTCCTCTGCAAGTGACCAAG GATCCCAGGAATGATGTTGGCGGGGAAAAGCCAGGTCAAATGGAGTCAAATGGTCTTTAA